Proteins encoded within one genomic window of Phototrophicus methaneseepsis:
- a CDS encoding sensor histidine kinase, producing MFEDASVSLESLEYDDLIISVRRLLAETDALSSRIAATNEIGIAISRTLDIDEILRVVTKQSKWLLDFTYCAICLKSDDVWTLRTLFGEAPDLEHVNLLETQTIGQVIKTGQSKIIHTGSPSLVLKGYQSQIIIPLTSEREVLGVIIFASKEPNIYSLDDARIAYMLSLQLAGALRNVQAYELIARKEAELRCYAKQLEETNAELDAFAHTIAHDLKTPLTSIVFRSDFIAHTNDDPKLKVYMDQITDSAMKMGQMVDQLLWLARLRDVNKALECVDVHAAVRSVITRFAHSLEQNQVTVRVIEPLPKAKGLTQWVEEVFANLISNAIKYMGEDNPAPSIEISGTEAGDFVRYAVTDSGVGIAADDQARLFEMFTRLHTVNAEGLGLGLSIVHRIVTKLGGSLGVESELGQGSTFWFTLPTT from the coding sequence ATGTTCGAAGATGCTTCGGTATCCTTAGAGTCCCTCGAATATGATGACCTGATTATCTCTGTACGGCGGTTGCTTGCAGAAACGGATGCTCTTTCAAGCCGGATTGCTGCAACCAACGAGATTGGCATTGCCATCAGCCGGACGCTGGATATTGATGAAATTTTGCGCGTCGTGACGAAGCAATCCAAGTGGCTGCTGGATTTTACTTATTGCGCCATTTGCCTGAAGTCGGATGATGTGTGGACGTTGCGCACGCTATTTGGCGAAGCGCCCGATTTAGAACATGTCAATTTGCTCGAAACACAGACGATTGGGCAGGTTATTAAAACCGGACAGTCGAAGATCATTCACACCGGGTCGCCTTCTCTCGTGCTAAAAGGTTACCAGTCGCAGATTATCATCCCCCTGACCAGCGAACGAGAAGTGCTTGGGGTGATTATCTTTGCTTCAAAAGAGCCGAATATCTACTCCCTGGATGATGCCCGCATCGCCTATATGCTCTCGTTACAGTTGGCTGGTGCTTTACGCAATGTTCAGGCTTATGAGTTGATCGCACGTAAAGAAGCAGAACTGCGCTGCTATGCGAAGCAGCTTGAAGAAACCAATGCAGAGCTGGATGCCTTCGCCCATACCATTGCACATGACCTCAAAACGCCGCTAACCAGCATTGTCTTTCGGTCGGATTTTATCGCCCATACAAACGACGACCCTAAACTCAAAGTTTATATGGACCAGATCACGGATTCCGCGATGAAGATGGGCCAGATGGTGGATCAGTTATTGTGGTTAGCACGCCTGCGTGATGTCAACAAGGCGCTTGAATGTGTCGATGTTCATGCAGCAGTCAGGAGTGTCATTACCCGTTTTGCCCATTCTCTTGAGCAGAATCAGGTCACTGTGCGGGTGATCGAGCCGTTACCAAAAGCAAAAGGTCTGACGCAGTGGGTGGAAGAAGTCTTTGCGAACTTGATCAGCAATGCCATTAAATACATGGGGGAAGATAACCCCGCCCCATCCATCGAAATCTCAGGGACAGAGGCCGGGGATTTTGTGCGTTATGCCGTGACGGATAGCGGCGTCGGCATTGCAGCAGATGACCAGGCGCGTCTCTTTGAGATGTTTACGCGGCTGCATACCGTCAATGCGGAAGGGCTTGGGCTGGGCCTCTCCATTGTGCATCGTATCGTCACCAAATTAGGCGGCAGCCTGGGTGTGGAAAGCGAACTCGGCCAAGGGAGCACCTTCTGGTTTACACTCCCAACCACTTAA
- a CDS encoding carboxymuconolactone decarboxylase family protein yields the protein MMANLEQTTDPRVEAVFDEIRTELGFGIVPNLFKSMASNPTFLEGQWKTFKGVVLEGDVPRTLKEMVGVAISQANKSEYALRVHLHGLSALGMSEEVLRTLVSDFAACPLPEREKAVIRFGLRAAQRPGSIDEAAKQELRNLGLDDDEIFEIIITATLFTAVNQYTDAISLEIDAL from the coding sequence ATGATGGCGAATCTTGAACAAACGACTGATCCTAGAGTTGAAGCCGTGTTCGATGAAATTCGTACTGAACTGGGGTTTGGCATTGTGCCGAATCTATTCAAGTCAATGGCATCAAACCCAACCTTTTTAGAAGGCCAATGGAAGACATTTAAAGGCGTCGTCCTTGAAGGCGACGTCCCCCGTACTCTCAAAGAAATGGTCGGTGTGGCTATCTCGCAGGCCAATAAGAGCGAATATGCCCTCAGGGTGCATTTGCATGGCCTTTCTGCGTTGGGCATGAGTGAGGAAGTCCTGCGGACGCTGGTTTCTGACTTTGCGGCTTGCCCCTTGCCGGAGCGCGAAAAAGCCGTGATTCGTTTCGGCTTACGCGCCGCTCAGAGGCCCGGTTCTATCGACGAAGCAGCCAAACAAGAGCTGCGTAACCTGGGGTTAGATGATGACGAAATCTTCGAAATCATCATAACGGCGACGCTTTTTACGGCGGTCAACCAGTACACGGATGCCATTAGCTTGGAAATTGACGCCTTATAA
- a CDS encoding DUF2304 domain-containing protein, whose translation MERSIIFTVALSIAALLFVLELVRRRKLREEYSLLWLFTALVMIVVSVWRELLHGLATLFGIAYPPNLLFLLAALLTFLILLYYSVIITRLTHENKVIAQEVALLRYEIEQLRSEQANADKKPPATSAKVETLKLEASPLDTSQTYDLSSDDHDD comes from the coding sequence ATGGAACGCTCGATCATCTTCACTGTCGCCCTATCAATCGCCGCCCTGCTTTTCGTACTCGAATTGGTGCGCCGACGTAAATTAAGAGAAGAATACAGCTTGCTATGGCTGTTTACGGCCCTGGTGATGATCGTCGTCAGCGTATGGCGAGAGCTGCTGCATGGATTAGCAACCCTCTTCGGGATTGCGTACCCGCCAAATCTCTTATTTCTGTTAGCGGCCCTGCTGACATTTCTTATTTTATTATACTATTCTGTGATTATAACCCGATTAACGCACGAAAATAAAGTCATCGCGCAGGAAGTAGCCCTATTGCGCTATGAGATTGAGCAATTGCGCAGCGAGCAAGCGAATGCGGATAAGAAGCCACCCGCGACCAGCGCGAAGGTCGAAACGCTTAAGCTGGAGGCATCCCCGCTGGATACCTCACAGACTTATGATCTGAGCAGCGACGACCATGATGATTAA
- a CDS encoding rhomboid family intramembrane serine protease, producing MTHPTDNDPAQHPLEADAQHAHPRHPLDQAPVQRKAAPAQPRKKPEQLIRLPQRVKKPYATYVLLGLNIAIFVVGLLSAQANEWLLYHGVNIPYLTTHGEPWRLVTSMFLHANIMHIFFNGYALFYLGKLLEPLFGRTRFLLIYFLGGLGGSVLGTLMNEGGLGASGAVFALWAGELLYLYRNQGLYGEWGRQRMRQSMIFMGLNFAYGLFVNLTAEAGGTLIGNFAHLGGLIGGALLTYAIGPRIHIPPQTPTIINDIKVYDAEDQNASLTNWLPWLVAYGIGLLIIMVVAAQIISL from the coding sequence ATGACTCATCCGACTGATAACGACCCCGCCCAACATCCGCTGGAAGCAGACGCCCAACATGCGCATCCGCGCCATCCGCTGGACCAGGCCCCTGTACAGCGTAAGGCAGCGCCCGCCCAGCCGCGCAAAAAGCCTGAGCAGCTCATCCGGCTGCCGCAGCGTGTGAAGAAACCTTATGCGACTTATGTGCTGTTGGGCCTGAACATCGCGATTTTCGTCGTTGGTTTGTTGAGCGCACAAGCCAACGAGTGGCTGCTCTATCATGGTGTCAACATCCCTTACCTGACGACACACGGCGAACCCTGGCGTCTGGTGACGTCGATGTTCCTGCATGCCAATATCATGCACATTTTCTTCAACGGTTATGCGCTTTTTTATCTGGGTAAACTGCTGGAGCCACTCTTTGGCAGAACGCGCTTCTTGCTGATTTACTTCCTGGGTGGCCTGGGTGGCAGTGTCCTGGGGACGCTGATGAACGAAGGTGGTTTAGGTGCATCCGGTGCGGTCTTCGCTTTATGGGCCGGGGAATTGTTGTATCTGTATCGTAATCAGGGCCTTTATGGTGAATGGGGCCGCCAGCGCATGCGCCAGTCGATGATCTTCATGGGCTTGAACTTCGCTTATGGGTTGTTCGTCAATCTGACGGCAGAGGCAGGCGGCACGCTGATTGGTAACTTCGCGCATTTGGGTGGTTTGATTGGTGGCGCTCTGCTCACGTATGCGATTGGACCGCGCATTCACATCCCACCGCAGACGCCGACAATCATCAACGATATCAAGGTTTATGATGCCGAAGACCAGAACGCCAGCTTGACCAACTGGCTCCCCTGGCTGGTGGCTTACGGCATTGGTTTGTTAATCATCATGGTCGTCGCTGCTCAGATCATAAGTCTGTGA
- a CDS encoding PadR family transcriptional regulator, with amino-acid sequence MPHEALTEPTFYILAALAPQANHGYAIMQEVEALSNGRVTLSTGTLYTALKRLLEAGWIEDVTPENTPRGRKDYRLTPTGRAVLEAEMQRLSELAALARRKLKENPL; translated from the coding sequence ATGCCACATGAAGCTTTAACAGAGCCCACGTTTTATATCCTGGCTGCGTTGGCCCCACAGGCGAACCACGGTTATGCCATCATGCAAGAAGTGGAAGCACTCAGCAATGGGCGCGTCACGTTGAGTACAGGCACACTCTATACAGCGCTTAAACGCCTGTTAGAGGCGGGCTGGATTGAAGATGTGACGCCAGAAAATACACCTCGTGGCCGTAAAGACTATCGACTGACGCCCACAGGTCGCGCTGTGCTGGAAGCTGAAATGCAACGTCTCAGTGAACTCGCTGCCCTGGCGCGTCGTAAGCTTAAGGAGAACCCCTTATGA
- a CDS encoding SHOCT domain-containing protein, protein MLKYGWLLFVMGMLFTVGGAFYIASSEAALDFLEPYYCEEGESLIQTNRYDPYDNSTIINFFCEGADGARRSADWQFFLTILLLMAPLGVSLILIILGSIQQANAKKKNAEGLVFGTGVVYRKEDGPIDVSGQAEDHSLDASEIKDLIKEALQQNNLNVHPPQQELTLKQKLEQLRDAYNAGVLTYDEYERNKERILQDFAEE, encoded by the coding sequence ATGCTTAAATACGGATGGCTGCTCTTCGTCATGGGTATGTTATTTACGGTGGGGGGCGCCTTTTACATCGCCAGCAGTGAGGCTGCGCTCGATTTTTTAGAGCCTTATTATTGCGAAGAAGGCGAGTCGCTCATCCAGACCAACCGCTACGACCCCTATGACAACAGTACAATCATCAACTTCTTCTGTGAGGGCGCAGATGGAGCGCGCCGCAGTGCGGATTGGCAATTCTTCCTGACAATCCTGCTATTGATGGCTCCGCTGGGCGTATCGTTGATTTTAATTATTCTAGGCAGCATTCAACAAGCGAATGCGAAGAAGAAAAACGCGGAGGGGCTGGTTTTCGGTACCGGGGTTGTGTATCGCAAAGAAGATGGCCCGATTGATGTCAGCGGCCAGGCAGAAGATCATTCGCTGGATGCATCGGAGATTAAAGACCTCATCAAAGAAGCTTTGCAGCAAAATAACCTCAATGTGCATCCTCCGCAGCAGGAACTGACGCTGAAGCAGAAGTTGGAGCAACTGCGAGATGCTTACAACGCGGGAGTGCTCACCTATGATGAGTATGAGCGGAATAAAGAGCGCATCCTCCAGGACTTCGCAGAAGAATAA
- a CDS encoding cation:proton antiporter, producing the protein MEANSAVSLLLALSVIILASRLGGSIARSLKQPRVLGELIAGVLLGPTLLNFLNWDIFHGVDLALTVGELAELGVVILMFNIGLEVNFEELTKMGRVGVIAGTIGALAPIALSMPLLMMMGYAWQPALFTGVTLAATSVSISAQVLFELGVLQTKEGNALLATALIDDVLAILLVSLVVAVTAAGGDGGSLNASDLAVVMLRMFGYLAIAGAVTWFIVPRVVDWLSEIPMVTQAYGIPAIAIVLMLIFAWTAEEWGGVATITGSFLAGIGLSRTKDHIHEAITENISVIAYGFLVPIFFINVGLGADLSGFPLVALPFALLLLFIAIVSKVVGCGVGAHITGFNRLESLRLGVCMISRGEVGLIVASIGLSVGVFEYDSTLYAALFLVILLTTLVTPILVRWVFTDRKQAPQLKTKTNPA; encoded by the coding sequence ATGGAAGCGAACTCCGCAGTTTCTTTATTACTCGCGCTAAGCGTTATTATTTTAGCTTCTCGCCTGGGCGGTAGTATTGCAAGATCGCTCAAACAGCCGCGCGTTCTGGGTGAGCTCATCGCTGGTGTGCTGCTTGGTCCCACCTTATTGAACTTCCTCAATTGGGATATCTTCCATGGCGTTGATCTCGCGCTGACCGTCGGTGAACTGGCGGAACTGGGCGTGGTTATTTTGATGTTCAACATCGGCCTGGAAGTCAACTTTGAGGAATTAACCAAAATGGGACGGGTGGGTGTCATCGCTGGCACGATCGGTGCTCTGGCCCCTATTGCGCTTTCCATGCCATTGTTGATGATGATGGGCTATGCGTGGCAACCTGCACTGTTCACGGGGGTCACGCTGGCGGCGACATCCGTCAGTATCTCCGCACAAGTTTTGTTTGAGCTGGGTGTGCTCCAGACGAAAGAAGGCAATGCCCTACTGGCAACAGCCCTCATTGATGACGTGCTTGCGATTTTGCTGGTCTCGCTTGTCGTCGCTGTGACGGCAGCCGGTGGCGATGGTGGCAGCCTCAACGCGAGTGATCTGGCAGTTGTGATGCTGCGGATGTTTGGTTATCTGGCGATTGCCGGCGCGGTGACGTGGTTTATCGTGCCGCGCGTGGTGGATTGGTTATCTGAAATCCCAATGGTCACGCAGGCATATGGTATCCCTGCCATTGCCATCGTCCTGATGCTGATCTTCGCATGGACGGCGGAAGAATGGGGCGGTGTTGCGACGATTACAGGCTCCTTCCTCGCCGGGATTGGCCTCAGCCGCACCAAAGACCATATCCATGAGGCCATCACGGAGAATATCAGCGTGATCGCCTATGGCTTCCTGGTGCCGATTTTCTTCATTAACGTGGGCCTCGGTGCTGACCTGAGTGGGTTCCCGCTTGTGGCTTTGCCGTTTGCGCTGCTGCTGCTGTTCATCGCGATTGTATCCAAGGTTGTGGGCTGTGGTGTGGGTGCTCATATCACGGGCTTTAACCGCCTAGAATCGCTCCGGCTCGGCGTTTGTATGATCTCTCGTGGTGAGGTCGGCCTGATTGTCGCCAGCATTGGTTTATCCGTCGGCGTCTTTGAATACGATTCAACGCTGTATGCAGCGCTGTTCCTCGTCATCCTGCTGACGACCCTGGTGACCCCCATACTTGTCCGCTGGGTGTTTACAGATCGCAAACAGGCTCCCCAGCTAAAAACGAAGACGAATCCCGCTTAG
- a CDS encoding roadblock/LC7 domain-containing protein, translating to MASRTEQLMERLRELQYNSAEVEAAAVVSVDGLSMASSLPPGIEEDRVSAMSAAMLSLGERIASELSRGELEQVNVRGDNGYVILTNLGEEAVLTVLARKDAKLGLILLDVSRAKEALEQIV from the coding sequence ATGGCATCTCGCACTGAGCAATTAATGGAGCGTCTACGCGAGCTGCAATATAACAGTGCCGAAGTAGAGGCCGCAGCGGTAGTGAGTGTGGACGGCCTGAGCATGGCCTCTTCCTTGCCGCCTGGGATTGAAGAAGACCGAGTCAGCGCGATGAGCGCTGCGATGCTCTCTCTGGGCGAACGCATCGCGTCTGAACTTTCTCGCGGGGAGCTGGAACAGGTCAATGTGCGCGGTGATAATGGTTACGTCATCCTCACGAACCTGGGTGAAGAAGCGGTCCTAACAGTCCTGGCACGCAAAGATGCCAAGCTGGGTTTGATCTTGCTCGACGTCAGCCGTGCAAAAGAAGCCCTGGAACAGATTGTTTAG
- a CDS encoding 4-vinyl reductase, with amino-acid sequence MSTKSKNASIVSKPSGLTYPNRFAKAYFIAMDEVMGRHGLATLLGYANLEQYLDNPPDDSLAHGFDFRDLSALSQALEEMYGARGGRGMALRIGRAAFAMSLKNFGIMRGLGDSAFQSLPLTQRVDFGLKALASLFNNFSDQQCTVDTSSAAYLFHITNSPMAWGRVADKPVCHAQVGVIQETLRWATNGYEFHVMETACAATGHDHCTFRINKTAIGEW; translated from the coding sequence ATGAGTACGAAGTCGAAGAATGCCAGTATTGTGTCAAAACCCAGTGGTCTGACTTATCCCAATCGCTTTGCGAAGGCTTACTTCATCGCTATGGATGAGGTGATGGGGCGACATGGGCTGGCGACACTATTGGGATATGCCAATCTGGAACAGTATCTGGATAATCCGCCGGATGATTCTCTGGCGCATGGCTTCGACTTCCGCGATCTCTCCGCGTTAAGCCAAGCATTGGAAGAAATGTATGGCGCCCGCGGCGGGCGTGGGATGGCCCTGAGAATCGGGCGGGCGGCTTTTGCCATGAGTCTGAAGAACTTCGGCATTATGCGAGGGTTGGGCGATTCCGCTTTTCAATCGCTGCCCCTGACGCAGCGCGTCGATTTCGGCCTGAAGGCGCTGGCGTCTCTGTTCAACAACTTCAGCGACCAGCAATGCACTGTGGATACCAGCAGTGCCGCCTATCTCTTCCATATCACCAATAGCCCAATGGCCTGGGGTCGCGTCGCGGATAAGCCCGTGTGCCATGCCCAGGTTGGCGTCATCCAGGAGACGCTGCGTTGGGCCACAAATGGCTATGAATTCCACGTGATGGAGACCGCCTGCGCCGCGACCGGGCACGATCACTGTACGTTCCGTATCAATAAGACTGCCATTGGTGAATGGTAA
- a CDS encoding response regulator encodes MDKPKLLLVEDDLDLCEMVSTYFRVQNYDVVTAAFAEEGLEAAQEHQLDLIMLDVRLPDMDGFDLCRKLRQMRKTADTPIIFLTEKRSRLDKLQGLELGVVDYITKPFDIQELRLRVRNAIHRAKAPSMANPITELPEGTLVEEKITDVLKQAQWTLLIFSIEGLAPFRGRYGFVAADDVLRAVTLMIRNAVREFGTEGDFIGHLRNDRFVIITQAEDPSAIEQRVERRINQSSSYFYPLRDQERAQAAQAANLLHVESVVLTQADGPLADINALNERLAATIQAASEPSDVYFTETRPPAMPLPDPAERSDGSEPSAEKTQVITPDAPSVDDASASSASVEDVTAEDADDTTDTEPPGPATNTTPTDDTVETKAVIAQAGSTPSQESSEPEAAVTESADPTEGEASSAGPESDVVAASDAVIASDAVPESDEETT; translated from the coding sequence ATGGATAAGCCCAAATTACTGCTTGTTGAAGATGATCTCGATCTGTGCGAGATGGTGAGTACCTATTTTAGAGTACAGAATTACGATGTCGTCACAGCAGCCTTTGCGGAAGAAGGGCTGGAAGCGGCGCAGGAACACCAGCTTGATTTGATTATGCTCGATGTGCGCTTGCCAGATATGGATGGCTTCGACCTATGCCGCAAGCTGCGCCAGATGCGCAAAACAGCCGATACGCCGATTATCTTCCTGACGGAAAAACGCAGCCGCCTGGATAAACTCCAGGGGCTGGAGTTGGGCGTCGTCGATTACATCACAAAGCCATTCGACATCCAGGAATTGCGCTTGCGCGTGCGCAATGCGATTCATCGCGCCAAAGCGCCTTCCATGGCGAACCCCATCACGGAACTACCGGAAGGGACGCTCGTTGAGGAGAAAATCACGGATGTGCTCAAGCAAGCCCAGTGGACCCTGCTTATCTTCTCAATCGAAGGGCTGGCCCCCTTCAGGGGACGTTATGGTTTTGTCGCTGCGGATGATGTACTGCGCGCGGTGACGCTTATGATCCGCAATGCGGTGCGAGAGTTCGGCACAGAAGGCGATTTCATCGGCCATTTGCGTAATGATCGCTTCGTCATCATCACGCAGGCAGAAGATCCCAGCGCGATTGAACAGCGCGTGGAGCGCCGCATCAACCAGAGCAGCAGCTATTTTTACCCGCTGCGGGACCAGGAGCGCGCTCAAGCGGCACAGGCTGCAAACCTGCTCCATGTCGAGAGCGTGGTGCTCACACAGGCAGATGGCCCATTGGCAGATATCAATGCGCTTAATGAGCGGCTGGCCGCTACCATACAGGCCGCTTCTGAGCCCAGCGATGTTTATTTCACCGAGACCAGGCCGCCCGCTATGCCGCTGCCGGACCCGGCAGAGCGCAGCGATGGCAGCGAACCGTCCGCAGAAAAAACCCAGGTAATAACACCAGACGCTCCATCTGTTGATGATGCATCCGCATCGTCTGCTTCAGTAGAAGACGTCACAGCAGAAGACGCAGACGACACAACAGACACAGAGCCACCCGGCCCGGCTACAAACACAACCCCGACTGATGATACCGTCGAGACAAAGGCTGTCATCGCCCAGGCAGGGAGCACCCCCTCGCAGGAAAGTAGCGAGCCTGAAGCGGCTGTGACTGAATCAGCAGACCCAACAGAAGGGGAAGCCAGCAGCGCAGGCCCTGAATCCGACGTGGTGGCAGCATCTGATGCCGTGATAGCGTCTGACGCAGTCCCTGAATCTGACGAGGAAACGACCTAG
- a CDS encoding LexA family protein, whose amino-acid sequence MASQNTRRPIDSITQHIYEYVRDYRREHKRAPTLREIGDACYISHTSVLRHIDKLEGMGWLEREPNIPRSMRLGDYAPDEE is encoded by the coding sequence ATGGCCAGCCAGAATACACGTCGCCCTATCGACTCGATCACACAGCACATCTACGAATATGTGCGCGACTACCGCCGCGAACATAAGCGAGCGCCTACGCTGCGCGAAATCGGTGATGCCTGTTACATCAGCCATACATCCGTCCTACGCCACATTGATAAGTTAGAAGGCATGGGATGGTTAGAGCGAGAACCCAATATCCCCCGCAGCATGCGCCTGGGCGATTACGCCCCGGATGAAGAATAA
- a CDS encoding DUF4397 domain-containing protein: MKRHIQLRKYLSFLTIFAVLLAGSALVFAQDATPTETDMETPTAVATDMATEMPTEEMTEEATETDMEVTEEVTEEMTEEAMAPLTHVRLHHFAPDGPPVDLYVNDEIIVDDLAFSTSSQWLNIPAGTYELAVAPANTSIDDAIIGPTTYDLDADTWYNIAAVGSVGTETLMPTIFVEQLGLPLGDETTTRVTFFNAIEDGPTIDILADGEPLLSDLAYPDELDGNDGAYTVDIPAGTYELAAFEAGNIDNQLLDMGEVTLEAGTTYLIAAVGTADAPDYAILSVTDMQMAEYMGMEVEPTMEVEPTEEMTMEATEEMTEEMTEEPTMEATEEVTVEPTSES; this comes from the coding sequence ATGAAAAGACACATTCAATTACGCAAATATTTAAGCTTCCTGACGATCTTTGCGGTCCTGTTAGCAGGCAGCGCACTGGTATTCGCACAGGATGCAACCCCAACAGAAACCGATATGGAAACGCCAACTGCTGTCGCGACGGATATGGCAACAGAGATGCCAACCGAAGAAATGACAGAAGAGGCGACCGAAACGGATATGGAAGTGACGGAAGAAGTCACTGAAGAAATGACCGAAGAGGCCATGGCGCCTTTAACCCATGTGCGCCTCCATCATTTCGCCCCGGATGGGCCGCCAGTTGATCTGTACGTCAATGATGAGATCATCGTTGATGACCTGGCCTTCTCGACCTCCAGCCAGTGGTTGAACATCCCGGCTGGTACGTATGAATTGGCCGTTGCCCCGGCAAACACCAGCATTGACGATGCCATTATCGGCCCCACGACCTATGATCTGGATGCAGATACCTGGTACAACATCGCCGCTGTGGGTAGCGTCGGTACAGAAACGCTGATGCCGACCATCTTCGTTGAACAGTTGGGCCTGCCCCTGGGTGACGAAACCACAACCCGCGTGACGTTCTTCAATGCGATTGAAGACGGCCCGACGATTGACATCCTGGCAGATGGTGAACCCCTGTTGAGCGACCTGGCTTACCCCGATGAACTCGATGGTAACGACGGTGCCTATACAGTCGATATCCCGGCTGGCACCTATGAACTGGCCGCCTTCGAAGCAGGTAACATCGATAACCAACTGCTGGATATGGGCGAAGTCACGCTCGAAGCTGGCACGACTTACCTGATTGCCGCAGTTGGCACAGCCGATGCCCCGGATTATGCGATTCTATCCGTAACGGATATGCAGATGGCTGAATACATGGGCATGGAAGTCGAACCGACTATGGAAGTCGAACCGACTGAAGAGATGACCATGGAAGCCACCGAGGAAATGACCGAGGAAATGACTGAAGAGCCGACCATGGAAGCGACTGAAGAAGTCACTGTGGAACCGACTTCAGAATCCTAG